In Trifolium pratense cultivar HEN17-A07 linkage group LG7, ARS_RC_1.1, whole genome shotgun sequence, a genomic segment contains:
- the LOC123897123 gene encoding transcription factor LHW-like, producing MGFLLKEVLKTLCGSNQWSYAVFWKIGCNNSKLLIWEECYYEPLSCPSPHGIVGMPNLPNPNGEGCWFSSESQSSHLGIQEEDRVSSLISKMTVNNLVIVAGEGIIGRVAFTNSHEWILLNNFAKSAYPPEVYAEMHQQFSAGMQTVAVIPVLPHGVIQLGSFYPIMENMGFVHEVKSLILQLGCIPNALLSEDYSAKLSHERLHGRATSGVPGTSVITSNSTPSVVNGSNQQSYSFHASKPIVQRHDRVVEAKVIPSNFNSNLQKHSVSYNGRSEFNNLAGSEPFGLSGPSDYSLKYMEQQILSAVGNQDNVNPCINVSSSLNISQLKTDGSHNVGGGSTSFLRGIPVHGGMNSLLRTNLITSSESLNDSSNLTGRSGVVHMPLECSDQKILPEVSNFASRGQKIDYDTLQASNITFFNPAEHVPINSHIPGFDHDCFQKDGGTNQSMMTTNPKHEETCAQQSPSGGDDLFDILGVDFKNKLLKGHWNELFADESDANAENMVKKEISTNKEGTDSDYYSVNESMLDSGIFSGMSTDNLLDAVVSKAQRPLIHNSDDMSCKTTLTGNSSITSIPSRVCKQVMSGNFKEGLFGFSKNGGKTGALETRSLRSGCSKDDTGNLSQTTTICGSQLSSWLENGGNVKHEKRENSVSTGCSKRPDEACKPNRKRLKPGENPRPRPKDRQMIQDRVKELREIVPNGAKCSIDALLERTIKHMGFLQSVTKHADKLKQTGDSKIVSNEGGLLLKDNFVGGATWAYEVGSQSMVCPIIVEDLNPPRQMLVEMLCEERGFFLEIADLIRGLGLTILKGVMEARNDKIWARFVVEANRDVTRMEIFMSLVRLLEQTMKGNASSSNAIDDMIGYNTLPQKA from the exons ATGGGTTTTTTGTTGAAAGAAGTTTTGAAGACTTTGTGTGGTAGTAATCAATGGTCTTATGCTGTGTTTTGGAAGATTGGTTGCAACAATTCTAA GCTATTAATATGGGAAGAATGCTATTATGAACCCTTGTCATGTCCTTCCCCTCACGGCATTGTTGGGATGCCAAATTTGCCTAATCCGAACGGGGAAGGGTGCTGGTTTTCTTCTGAGTCTCAATCGTCTCATCTAGGAATACAAGAGGAGGATAGAGTCTCTTCTTTGATTAGCAAAATGACGGTCAATAATTTAGTCATTGTTGCAGGTGAAGG TATAATTGGACGTGTTGCATTTACCAACAGTCATGAATGGATTCTCTTGAACAATTTTGCTAAAAGTGCATATCCACCTGAG GTATATGCTGAAATGCATCAGCAATTTTCAGCTGGAATGCAG ACAGTAGCAGTAATTCCTGTGCTTCCTCACGGGGTTATTCAACTTGGTTCTTTCTATCCG ATAATGGAGAATATGGGATTTGTGCATGAAGTAAAGAGCCTGATCTTGCAACTAGGGTGTATTCCTAATGCCCTTCTATCCGAGGACTATTCAGCTAAACTTTCACATGAAAGACTTCATGGACGTGCTACTTCCGGTGTGCCTGGTACATCAGTCATTACCTCAAATTCCACTCCTTCAGTGGTTAATGGCTCCAATCAGCAAAGTTATTCATTTCATGCTTCAAAGCCTATTGTTCAAAGACATGATAGAGTTGTGGAAGCTAAAGTAATACCCTCAAATTTCAATTCAAATCTGCAAAAGCATTCTGTTTCATATAACGGAAGATCTGAATTCAATAACTTAGCTGGTTCTGAGCCGTTTGGTCTATCAGGTCCAAGTGATTATAGCCTAAAATATATGGAACAACAAATCTTATCAGCAGTTGGGAATCAAGATAATGTTAATCCTTGTATTAATGTGTCAAGTTCCCTAAACATTTCTCAACTAAAAACGGACGGAAGCCATAATGTTGGTGGTGGCAGTACTTCATTTCTTAGAGGAATCCCAGTACACGGTGGGATGAATAGTTTATTGAGGACAAATCTGATTACTAGTTCAGAATCACTGAATGATAGTTCAAATTTGACTGGTCGATCAGGTGTCGTTCACATGCCTCTAGAATGTTCTGATCAGAAGATTCTTCCCGAAGTTTCAAACTTTGCTTCAAGAGGTCAAAAGATAGACTATGACACGCTTCAGGCCTCTAACATCACCTTTTTTAATCCGGCGGAACATGTGCCTATTAATAGTCATATCCCTGGTTTTGATCATGATTGCTTTCAGAAAGATGGTGGTACTAATCAATCTATGATGACAACGAATCCTAAACACGAGGAAACTTGTGCTCAACAATCTCCATCGGGTGGTGACGACCTGTTTGATATTTTAGGTGTTGATTTTAAAAACAAACTTCTCAAAGGACACTGGAATGAACTGTTTGCTGATGAATCAGATGCCAATGCTGAAAATATGGTTAAAAAGGAAATATCTACGAACAAAGAGGGTACAGATTCTGATTATTATTCAGTTAACGAATCAATGTTGGACAGTGGCATTTTTTCTGGCATGTCAACAGACAACCTCTTAGATGCTGTGGTCTCAAAGGCCCAACGTCCTTTGATACATAATTCGGATGACATGTCTTGCAAGACAACCTTGACCGGGAATAGTAGTATCACCTCTATTCCCTCTCGTGTTTGCAAGCAGGTTATGTCCGGTAATTTCAAAGAGGGTTTGTTTGGTTTTTCGAAGAATGGAGGTAAAACGGGAGCCTTAGAAACTAGATCTCTAAGGTCTGGTTGTAGCAAGGATGATACTGGAAACCTCTCTCAAACAACTACTATATGTGGTTCCCAACTTAGTTCATGGTTGGAGAATGGTGGCAATGTGAAGCATGAAAAGCGTGAAAATAGTGTTTCAACTGGATGCTCTAAGCGCCCGGACGAAGCTTGCAAACCTAATCGGAAAAGGCTTAAACCAGGTGAGAATCCCAGGCCTAGACCTAAAGATCGTCAAATGATTCAAGATCGTGTCAAAGAGTTACGAGAGATTGTTCCAAATGGAGCGAAG TGTAGCATAGATGCACTGCTGGAACGGACCATTAAGCATATGGGTTTCTTGCAAAGTGTGACAAAGCACGCCGACAAGCTGAAACAGACCGGGGATTCTAAG ATCGTTAGTAACGAAGGTGGGCTGCTTTTGAAAGACAACTTTGTGGGAGGGGCTACATGGGCATATGAGGTTGGCTCCCAATCAATGGTTTGTCCGATTATAGTCGAAGATTTGAATCCGCCTCGTCAGATGCTAGTCGAG ATGCTTTGCGAGGAACGCGGTTTCTTTCTAGAAATAGCTGACTTAATCAGAGGATTGGGCTTAACAATCTTAAAGGGGGTAATGGAAGCCCGCAACGACAAAATTTGGGCACGTTTCGTTGTTGAG GCAAACAGGGACGTAACGAGAATGGAAATATTTATGTCACTCGTTCGTCTTCTAGAGCAAACAATGAAGGGTAACGCGTCTTCATCGAATGCAATCGATGACATGATAGGTTACAACACTTTACCACAGAAGGCCTAA